In Carnobacterium sp. CP1, the following are encoded in one genomic region:
- a CDS encoding gamma-glutamylcyclotransferase family protein — MQAEVIRPVFVYGSLKAGEFNYKRYLDGKVLTAEPKCARIKGSLYDMPYKGYPALLVEEFSTDWVYGEIFELLDYEATLSQLDGLEGYHGANHPANEYERSVVTVEVWQEQAKEFVAQEVFVYLYRIENDALFTQQAEVMKDGIWRPSVTNEAVQ, encoded by the coding sequence ATGCAAGCAGAAGTTATCCGTCCAGTTTTTGTCTATGGCAGTTTAAAAGCTGGCGAATTTAATTATAAACGTTATTTAGATGGCAAAGTGCTCACCGCTGAACCAAAGTGTGCCCGCATAAAAGGCTCACTTTATGATATGCCGTATAAAGGGTATCCAGCTCTTCTGGTTGAAGAGTTCAGTACGGATTGGGTATATGGCGAAATCTTTGAACTGCTGGATTATGAAGCAACCTTGTCTCAATTAGACGGTTTAGAAGGTTACCATGGAGCAAATCATCCAGCTAATGAATACGAACGCAGTGTTGTGACAGTCGAAGTCTGGCAGGAACAGGCTAAGGAGTTTGTAGCTCAGGAAGTTTTTGTTTATCTTTACCGAATAGAAAATGACGCTCTATTTACTCAACAAGCCGAAGTAATGAAAGACGGCATTTGGCGGCCAAGCGTGACGAACGAAGCTGTTCAGTAG
- a CDS encoding DUF2188 domain-containing protein: MPWDMNDYPASLKNFDPLLRKKTIDIANALLANGYKDDRAIPIAISQAKEWMENASDKEKKELKKESNPKKNDSHDTSSANPDLLDNPVEVFYDEDHWAVKTKDAKRPSDTYDQKIKAVSRAKEIAANKDTKVIIYKKDGTKEK, from the coding sequence ATGCCATGGGACATGAATGATTACCCTGCTTCATTAAAAAATTTCGACCCTTTGCTCCGCAAAAAAACCATTGATATTGCTAATGCACTACTGGCAAATGGCTACAAAGACGATCGAGCTATCCCTATCGCTATTTCTCAAGCTAAAGAATGGATGGAAAATGCCAGTGATAAAGAAAAGAAGGAGCTAAAGAAAGAGTCAAATCCTAAAAAGAATGATTCTCATGACACTTCTAGCGCCAATCCGGATTTATTGGATAATCCTGTTGAGGTTTTTTATGATGAAGACCATTGGGCTGTCAAAACCAAAGACGCTAAACGCCCCAGCGACACTTATGATCAGAAAATAAAAGCTGTTTCGCGTGCCAAAGAAATTGCTGCAAATAAAGACACAAAAGTAATCATTTATAAAAAAGATGGAACCAAAGAAAAATAA
- a CDS encoding ABC transporter ATP-binding protein: MKTIKMLWSYSMIKKWHFLIGMVLLVLAVATDLAGPLIIRRVIDDIIAPSLKGTLDVNLLIQFLGLFLGLAVLTAIFRYLSFLALTIGANTVIRSMRDELYDHVQHLPIHFFDNLAAGKVVSRITNDTEQLRIFYVIAVGQMLTNFCYLIGIYVALGRLNPVYGLAALALVPVFIFWAVIYQKYAAPYNKKIRHLIGEVNGKLNESIQGMSIIQAFQQETTIEKEFDETNEEWFDYSQKFTMLDSIASYSFVEVIKNFSLLLLVLYFGRGYLAGSLVVSVGLLYVFVDYTTRLFQPIQGIVSQWAYLQTALVSAERIFELRETPMEVEEKKELILTKGEVTFDHVSFAYEEEKYVLNDISFTTKQGETVALVGHTGSGKSSIMNLLFRFYDPAKGAIYLDSVATTSVSRKSVRKQMGIVLQDPYLFKGTIASNVSLGNKEITRERVRQAIEAVGGDILLQNMPQGIDEPVVDKGATLSSGQRQLISFARALAFDPAILILDEATSNIDTETEEMIQHAMSVVKEGRTTFIIAHRLSTIQYADQILVMDKGMIAERGTHESLLKLNGQYAQMYRTQAKQKKA; the protein is encoded by the coding sequence ATGAAGACGATTAAAATGTTGTGGTCTTATTCAATGATCAAAAAATGGCATTTTTTAATAGGAATGGTTTTATTGGTCTTAGCGGTAGCCACTGACTTAGCAGGACCTCTGATTATCCGTCGTGTGATTGATGATATCATCGCGCCTTCTTTGAAAGGGACGCTTGACGTAAATTTGCTGATTCAATTTTTAGGATTGTTTCTAGGGCTGGCGGTGCTTACGGCAATTTTCCGCTACCTTAGTTTTTTAGCGTTGACCATCGGAGCAAATACCGTGATTCGATCAATGCGAGACGAATTATATGACCATGTTCAACATTTGCCGATTCATTTTTTTGATAATCTAGCTGCTGGGAAAGTAGTTTCGCGTATCACGAATGATACGGAACAGCTCCGAATTTTTTATGTCATTGCGGTTGGTCAGATGTTGACCAATTTCTGTTATTTAATCGGTATCTATGTGGCTTTAGGCCGTTTAAATCCTGTTTATGGTTTAGCTGCATTAGCGTTGGTACCTGTCTTTATTTTTTGGGCAGTTATTTACCAAAAATATGCGGCGCCTTACAATAAAAAAATCCGTCACTTGATTGGCGAAGTTAATGGCAAGTTAAACGAATCGATTCAGGGAATGTCTATTATCCAAGCGTTTCAACAAGAAACGACAATTGAAAAAGAGTTTGACGAAACCAACGAAGAATGGTTTGATTACAGTCAAAAGTTTACTATGCTGGATTCGATCGCTTCTTACAGTTTTGTGGAAGTAATCAAGAATTTTTCTTTATTGCTGCTAGTTTTATACTTTGGCAGAGGCTATCTTGCTGGTTCATTGGTTGTTAGTGTAGGGCTATTATATGTTTTTGTCGATTATACCACTCGCTTATTTCAACCGATACAAGGAATTGTTTCTCAGTGGGCTTACCTGCAAACGGCTTTAGTTTCTGCTGAAAGAATCTTTGAGCTGCGTGAAACGCCAATGGAAGTTGAAGAAAAGAAAGAATTGATTCTTACAAAAGGGGAAGTGACTTTTGATCACGTTTCTTTCGCATATGAGGAAGAAAAGTACGTTTTAAACGACATTAGTTTTACAACAAAACAAGGAGAAACCGTTGCTTTGGTTGGACATACTGGCTCAGGAAAAAGTTCGATCATGAACTTACTTTTCCGTTTTTACGACCCTGCAAAAGGCGCTATTTATTTAGATAGTGTAGCAACAACTTCTGTTTCAAGAAAAAGCGTTCGAAAACAAATGGGAATCGTTCTGCAAGATCCTTATTTATTTAAAGGAACGATTGCATCGAATGTTTCTTTAGGAAATAAAGAAATTACACGAGAAAGAGTCAGACAAGCTATTGAAGCCGTAGGAGGGGATATTTTATTACAGAATATGCCGCAAGGAATAGATGAACCGGTAGTGGATAAAGGTGCTACTTTATCTTCTGGACAACGACAATTGATTTCATTCGCACGTGCTTTGGCATTTGACCCGGCTATTTTGATTTTGGATGAAGCAACTTCAAATATTGATACTGAAACAGAAGAGATGATTCAGCATGCGATGTCGGTGGTTAAAGAAGGCAGAACGACATTCATTATTGCCCACCGTTTATCGACCATTCAATATGCGGACCAAATATTGGTGATGGATAAAGGAATGATTGCTGAAAGAGGCACACATGAATCACTTTTAAAATTAAATGGCCAGTATGCTCAGATGTACCGGACACAAGCCAAACAGAAAAAAGCCTAG
- the trmL gene encoding tRNA (uridine(34)/cytosine(34)/5-carboxymethylaminomethyluridine(34)-2'-O)-methyltransferase TrmL: MANHIVLFEPQIPANTGNIARTCAGTNTHLHLIEPLGFLTDDKHLKRAGLDYWNDVNITYHADLDAFLDHAKNGQLHLITKFGHRIYSEVDYTDTEEDHYFIFGKETTGLPEEFMRAHEEDCLRIPMDDTHIRSLNLSNTAAILIYEALRQQNFVNMELTHHYQNDKLD; encoded by the coding sequence ATGGCTAATCATATCGTTTTATTTGAACCACAAATTCCTGCAAATACAGGAAACATTGCTAGAACTTGCGCAGGTACCAATACACATCTTCACTTAATTGAACCTTTAGGTTTTTTAACAGATGACAAGCATTTAAAAAGAGCTGGCTTAGATTACTGGAATGACGTCAATATCACCTATCATGCTGATTTAGATGCATTTTTAGATCACGCGAAAAACGGTCAACTGCATCTAATCACAAAATTCGGACATCGTATTTATAGCGAGGTCGACTATACTGATACAGAAGAAGATCATTATTTTATTTTTGGCAAAGAGACTACAGGTTTACCTGAAGAGTTTATGCGTGCCCATGAAGAAGACTGTTTGAGAATCCCAATGGACGATACCCATATCCGTTCTTTGAATCTATCAAATACAGCTGCCATTTTGATTTATGAAGCTTTGCGTCAACAAAACTTTGTAAATATGGAATTGACGCATCACTATCAAAACGACAAACTTGATTAA
- the queG gene encoding tRNA epoxyqueuosine(34) reductase QueG yields the protein MQTALKEKIIEESKRIGINKIGFTTAEPFSDLESKLEAQQAKGHHSGFEHKVIKERIYPELIFESPRSIISIALAYPTKIENPPPRVKGERRGEFARASWGMDYHDILREKMNQLIDYIRQEAGDTVTYKPMVDTGELVDVAVAQRAGLGFIGRNGLLITEEFGSYVYLGEIITNLDFPSDETVPFGCGDCTRCIDACPTGALLGDGRMNAKQCLSYQTQTKGMMPEEFRRSMGHVIYGCDICQIVCPYNKGKHANVHPEMEPEPESVMPKLKPMLSISNREFKEQFGHMAGSWRGKKPLQRNSIIALGNYRDKSALPDLLRCVERDPRPVIRGTAAWSIAKIVSYQDDMVIEFLEEALEKETDKEAFFEIKQAVVAIKDKRTKRN from the coding sequence ATGCAAACAGCACTTAAAGAAAAGATTATTGAAGAAAGCAAGCGAATCGGTATCAATAAAATTGGCTTTACAACTGCTGAACCATTTTCTGATTTAGAAAGCAAATTAGAAGCTCAACAAGCCAAAGGGCATCACTCCGGTTTTGAACACAAAGTCATCAAAGAACGGATTTATCCAGAATTGATTTTTGAAAGTCCGCGTTCTATCATTTCGATTGCGTTAGCTTATCCGACTAAAATTGAAAACCCGCCGCCTCGTGTAAAAGGGGAAAGACGGGGAGAATTTGCTCGTGCTTCATGGGGTATGGACTACCATGACATTTTGCGCGAAAAAATGAATCAGTTAATCGATTATATCCGTCAAGAAGCTGGAGATACAGTTACTTATAAACCAATGGTCGACACTGGAGAATTGGTTGATGTAGCTGTTGCTCAGCGAGCAGGATTGGGGTTTATTGGGCGAAACGGCTTGTTGATCACAGAGGAATTTGGTTCTTATGTTTATTTAGGAGAAATTATTACCAATCTAGACTTTCCCAGTGATGAAACGGTTCCTTTTGGTTGTGGTGACTGCACGCGTTGTATAGACGCTTGCCCAACAGGAGCATTGCTGGGGGATGGGCGGATGAATGCCAAGCAATGTCTGTCTTATCAAACTCAAACTAAAGGCATGATGCCGGAAGAATTTAGGCGCAGTATGGGACATGTCATTTACGGCTGTGATATTTGCCAGATTGTTTGCCCTTATAATAAGGGTAAGCATGCGAATGTCCATCCCGAGATGGAACCAGAGCCGGAAAGCGTGATGCCAAAGCTGAAACCAATGCTCAGTATCAGCAATCGTGAATTTAAAGAACAATTTGGGCATATGGCAGGTTCGTGGCGCGGGAAAAAACCGCTGCAGCGCAATTCAATCATAGCCTTAGGGAATTACCGCGATAAATCGGCTTTACCGGATTTGCTGCGGTGCGTGGAAAGAGATCCGCGTCCAGTTATTCGCGGGACAGCTGCGTGGTCGATTGCTAAAATAGTTTCGTATCAAGACGACATGGTTATCGAATTTTTAGAAGAAGCACTTGAAAAAGAAACCGATAAAGAAGCATTTTTTGAAATAAAACAAGCAGTCGTCGCGATCAAAGACAAAAGAACTAAAAGAAATTAA
- the pcp gene encoding pyroglutamyl-peptidase I: MKLLVTGFDPFGGEEINPALEAVKGLEDTIKGAEIKKIEIPTVFGKAAEVVKAAIDEFNPDVVLNVGQAGGRFALTPERVAINIDDARIPDNEGNQPIDEAIQEEGNAAYFTQLPVKAMVTAIKAAGLPGAVSNTAGTFVCNHIMYQVQYLIDTKYPEIKGGFIHVPFIPEQVVDKADQPFMNLTDMTKGLTAAIEAIVAFDGKEDLKEVGGAIH; the protein is encoded by the coding sequence ATGAAACTATTAGTAACCGGTTTTGATCCATTTGGCGGCGAAGAAATCAATCCAGCTCTTGAAGCGGTCAAAGGTTTAGAGGATACCATTAAAGGTGCAGAAATCAAAAAAATAGAAATTCCGACAGTATTTGGCAAAGCAGCTGAAGTTGTTAAAGCAGCTATTGATGAATTTAACCCAGACGTTGTTTTAAACGTCGGACAAGCAGGAGGACGATTTGCACTTACTCCTGAACGGGTAGCTATCAATATTGATGATGCCCGTATCCCAGACAATGAAGGCAATCAGCCGATTGATGAAGCGATCCAAGAAGAAGGAAATGCAGCATATTTCACTCAATTGCCTGTTAAAGCAATGGTAACAGCCATTAAAGCAGCCGGTTTACCTGGAGCCGTTTCTAACACCGCTGGAACATTTGTCTGCAATCATATCATGTATCAAGTTCAGTATTTAATTGATACAAAATATCCGGAAATCAAAGGCGGATTCATTCATGTGCCTTTTATCCCTGAACAAGTAGTAGACAAAGCGGATCAACCATTTATGAATTTGACTGATATGACAAAAGGATTGACAGCTGCAATAGAAGCAATCGTCGCATTTGACGGCAAAGAAGATTTAAAAGAAGTAGGAGGAGCGATTCACTAA
- a CDS encoding DUF969 domain-containing protein, protein MEIIKLIGILIIVVGFILKFDTIAVVLIAALATALVSGISLTDFLVLLGDAFVSNRLVTLFLLTLPMIGLTERFGLRQQAVKLIEKMKGLTPGRFLSLYMVIRELAGFFSVRVQGHTQFIRPLVEPMTQAAAETKYGEISDEDIERIKARSAATENYGNFFAQNTFIAAAGVLLIAGTLESLGYKVSAVAIAQASIPIALIMLVMVAGSNILFDRKLQRKYGKKTSLPTQKEEK, encoded by the coding sequence ATGGAAATCATTAAATTAATTGGGATTTTGATCATTGTAGTAGGTTTCATTTTAAAATTTGATACCATTGCGGTCGTATTGATTGCAGCATTGGCTACTGCTTTAGTTTCAGGGATCTCATTGACAGATTTTTTAGTTTTGTTAGGAGATGCATTTGTTTCTAACCGACTAGTAACGTTATTTTTACTTACTTTACCGATGATTGGATTAACCGAACGGTTTGGGTTGCGTCAACAGGCAGTTAAGTTGATAGAAAAGATGAAGGGACTGACACCAGGCCGCTTTTTATCTTTATACATGGTTATTCGTGAATTAGCCGGATTTTTTTCTGTCCGTGTTCAAGGCCACACACAATTTATCCGTCCATTAGTTGAGCCGATGACTCAAGCAGCTGCTGAAACAAAATACGGCGAAATCAGTGATGAAGATATCGAGCGAATCAAAGCACGTTCGGCTGCAACTGAAAATTACGGAAACTTTTTTGCACAAAATACTTTTATTGCAGCAGCCGGTGTTTTATTGATTGCAGGTACTTTGGAATCTCTAGGATATAAAGTATCAGCTGTAGCGATTGCTCAAGCTTCTATTCCAATTGCGTTGATTATGTTGGTGATGGTAGCTGGATCAAATATTTTATTTGACCGAAAACTGCAACGAAAATACGGCAAAAAAACCAGCTTGCCAACGCAAAAGGAGGAAAAATAA
- a CDS encoding methyltransferase domain-containing protein: protein MKKIDSAAQFLTEQMDLFQCPVCRQAFQQVENRSLRCESGHLFDLSKKGTLYFLLKGSKNEYDKEMLTARFQIAQAGLFDPLLDSVYQHIQNKETGHLLDVGCGEGSQLDYLTKLGLKGQKIGFDISKDAIQLAASHFTSAFWCVADLAQSPFATSQYDTILNIFSPSNYQEFERLLKPGGQVLKVVPEKDYLMELRALFYRDQKERQDYSNELVIKKFKEHFSSIETKRVRYQFPLTDDAFKDLMKMTPLSWGASEAAKQYAMEHPLSYITVDVCLLIGSD from the coding sequence GTGAAAAAAATTGATTCAGCAGCACAATTCTTGACCGAACAAATGGATTTATTTCAGTGTCCAGTTTGCCGCCAAGCTTTCCAACAAGTAGAAAACAGAAGCTTACGGTGTGAATCCGGTCATTTATTTGATTTGTCAAAAAAAGGAACTCTTTATTTTTTATTGAAAGGTTCAAAAAACGAATACGATAAAGAAATGTTAACTGCGCGGTTCCAGATAGCTCAAGCAGGCTTGTTTGATCCTTTACTGGACTCTGTGTATCAGCACATACAAAATAAAGAAACCGGCCATCTTTTGGATGTTGGCTGCGGAGAAGGTTCGCAACTCGACTATTTAACAAAATTAGGTTTAAAAGGTCAAAAAATCGGTTTCGATATTTCTAAAGATGCAATTCAGTTAGCTGCCAGTCATTTTACCAGCGCTTTTTGGTGTGTGGCTGATTTAGCCCAGTCGCCTTTTGCAACGAGTCAATACGATACCATTTTGAATATTTTCTCCCCTTCCAATTACCAAGAATTTGAGCGCTTATTGAAGCCGGGAGGTCAAGTCCTAAAAGTCGTGCCGGAAAAAGATTACTTAATGGAGTTGCGCGCTCTTTTTTATCGTGATCAAAAAGAGCGACAAGATTACTCTAATGAATTAGTGATCAAAAAATTTAAAGAACACTTTTCGTCAATCGAAACCAAACGGGTTCGGTATCAATTTCCTTTAACGGATGATGCTTTTAAAGACTTGATGAAAATGACTCCATTAAGTTGGGGAGCTAGCGAGGCTGCTAAGCAATATGCGATGGAACACCCATTGTCGTACATCACCGTAGACGTTTGTTTATTGATTGGGTCTGACTAG
- a CDS encoding ABC transporter ATP-binding protein — MFDLFKKLMPFFLEHKQRYGWAIFMMMIGNGLVLIPPFIIGKVIDGIYLNRLTSGALGKLTVGFIFSVVVSYGIEIFWGYQLFGGRNVLTRQLRKQLMKHFLNMRAVFYEKFRTGDLMARATNDLDAISEMAGYGIMITMDSTAFLSFILATMFFSVSWKLTLACILPLPLLGYLLKRLGDKVHVRYKASQDAFAEINDEVLEAVEGVRVVRAYVQEESMMNEFNRKTEEVLQKNIAVAKINSMFQPLIKILLGISYVLAFGFGARLVSQGEITLGRLVSFQVYLSMLVWPIQSIGELINLLQQGNASMDRVSEVLRAGDNMGKAGTREMTANESVHFDDLVFRYPASKSINLNHVDITIPEGTTLGIVGKTGSGKTTFIRQLLLEYPSGSGNVTIGSFPIEELEQNQLYSKIGYVPQDHILFSRSIRENIAFGKLAASENEVMEAVRLASFEEDLSRMPEGLDTLIGERGVALSGGQKQRISIARALLKKPAILILDDPLSAVDARTEQQIIRNIQTARKDKTTIITTHRLSSVYHAQQIIVLENGRIIEKGTHHELIEKDGWYKEQFLRQRLKEEGEKNEDD; from the coding sequence ATGTTTGATTTATTTAAAAAATTAATGCCTTTTTTCTTGGAGCATAAACAGCGTTATGGGTGGGCTATTTTTATGATGATGATTGGTAACGGACTTGTTTTGATTCCGCCATTTATTATTGGAAAGGTAATCGATGGAATTTATTTAAATCGTTTGACTAGCGGAGCGTTAGGCAAGTTAACTGTAGGATTTATTTTTTCTGTGGTCGTTTCTTACGGAATCGAGATTTTTTGGGGCTACCAGTTGTTTGGAGGAAGAAATGTTTTAACGAGACAATTGCGAAAGCAGTTAATGAAGCATTTTCTGAATATGCGGGCAGTATTTTATGAAAAATTTCGAACAGGTGATTTGATGGCACGAGCGACCAATGATTTGGATGCTATTTCTGAAATGGCCGGTTACGGCATTATGATCACAATGGATTCTACTGCTTTTCTTAGTTTTATTTTAGCGACGATGTTTTTTTCTGTTTCTTGGAAGTTAACGCTTGCTTGCATATTGCCTTTGCCGTTATTAGGTTATTTGCTGAAAAGACTGGGCGATAAGGTACATGTGCGCTATAAAGCTTCCCAAGATGCTTTTGCTGAAATCAATGATGAGGTGTTAGAAGCAGTAGAAGGTGTGCGTGTGGTGCGAGCCTACGTACAAGAAGAGTCGATGATGAATGAATTTAATCGAAAAACAGAAGAAGTTTTACAAAAAAATATAGCCGTAGCTAAAATAAACTCCATGTTTCAGCCTCTCATCAAAATCCTTTTAGGAATCAGTTATGTGCTGGCTTTTGGCTTCGGAGCCCGTTTAGTTTCTCAAGGCGAGATTACTTTAGGACGTTTGGTTTCTTTTCAAGTTTATCTTAGTATGTTGGTGTGGCCGATTCAGTCCATTGGCGAATTGATCAACTTGCTGCAGCAAGGAAATGCATCAATGGACCGAGTTTCAGAAGTTTTGAGAGCTGGGGATAATATGGGGAAAGCAGGGACTCGTGAAATGACCGCTAATGAGTCGGTGCATTTTGATGATCTTGTTTTTCGTTACCCAGCGTCTAAATCCATTAATTTGAATCACGTGGATATCACTATACCGGAAGGAACGACATTGGGAATCGTTGGAAAAACTGGAAGCGGAAAGACGACCTTTATTCGACAGTTGTTGCTGGAGTATCCATCGGGTTCTGGCAACGTGACTATTGGCAGTTTTCCGATAGAAGAATTGGAGCAGAACCAACTGTATTCTAAAATTGGATACGTTCCCCAAGACCATATCTTATTTTCCCGTTCGATTCGTGAAAACATTGCCTTTGGAAAGCTAGCAGCTTCAGAAAACGAAGTCATGGAAGCCGTTCGTCTGGCGAGTTTTGAAGAGGATTTAAGCCGCATGCCAGAAGGATTAGACACACTAATCGGAGAACGGGGAGTAGCTCTTTCAGGAGGACAAAAACAACGGATTTCCATCGCACGAGCATTGTTAAAAAAACCTGCTATTTTAATTTTAGATGATCCGCTTTCAGCAGTAGATGCCCGAACAGAGCAACAAATCATTCGCAATATCCAAACCGCTAGAAAGGATAAGACGACTATTATCACAACTCATCGCTTATCTTCTGTTTATCATGCTCAACAAATCATTGTGTTAGAAAATGGCCGAATCATTGAAAAAGGCACACATCACGAGCTGATTGAAAAAGACGGTTGGTATAAAGAGCAATTTCTTCGCCAACGCTTAAAAGAAGAGGGTGAAAAAAATGAAGACGATTAA
- a CDS encoding NAD-dependent epimerase/dehydratase family protein: MKKILVFGGTRFFGKKAVELLLEKNYEVTIATRGIHSDDFGDQVNRIIIDRADGNHKGWSALQQETWDVVLDNICFTKEDADLILEKLNGKIRHYFLTSTLAVYEGEKSGYSETDFDPWNYQIDPKKEVTYGEGKRQAEAVLFQQARFPVVALRIPIVLDTDDYTERLHFYIRKVLQEKPIYFYQKDAKTSFIKGSEAAKAIVWLIENKKSGIYNASADQAISIAAFVDWLEESLAQKAYVSYTNDQENQSPFSVSHDYYLKVAKIEAEGFPTSNLIDWLKPLMIQLKKTIESEE; encoded by the coding sequence ATGAAAAAGATACTCGTTTTTGGCGGAACACGATTTTTTGGCAAAAAGGCTGTTGAATTGCTGCTTGAAAAAAATTATGAAGTAACCATTGCTACGCGCGGAATCCACTCAGATGACTTTGGAGATCAGGTCAATCGGATCATTATTGATCGGGCAGACGGAAATCATAAAGGATGGTCGGCGCTTCAACAAGAAACGTGGGATGTGGTCTTAGATAATATCTGCTTTACAAAAGAAGATGCCGATTTGATTCTTGAAAAATTGAATGGGAAAATCCGACATTATTTTTTAACTTCTACTTTAGCTGTTTATGAAGGAGAAAAATCAGGTTATAGCGAAACTGATTTTGATCCCTGGAATTATCAGATAGATCCAAAGAAAGAAGTTACCTATGGAGAAGGCAAACGACAAGCTGAAGCAGTTTTGTTTCAACAAGCCCGCTTCCCAGTAGTTGCATTAAGAATTCCGATCGTGTTAGATACAGACGATTATACAGAACGTTTGCATTTTTATATCCGCAAAGTACTGCAAGAAAAGCCGATTTACTTTTATCAAAAAGATGCTAAAACAAGCTTTATTAAAGGAAGCGAAGCAGCTAAAGCAATCGTATGGTTGATCGAAAATAAAAAAAGCGGAATCTACAATGCGAGCGCTGACCAGGCTATCTCTATTGCTGCTTTTGTTGATTGGTTAGAAGAAAGCCTAGCCCAAAAAGCATATGTGTCCTATACAAATGATCAAGAGAATCAATCGCCGTTTAGTGTATCTCATGATTATTACCTAAAGGTCGCTAAAATTGAAGCAGAAGGTTTCCCAACAAGCAACTTAATAGATTGGTTAAAACCCTTGATGATCCAATTGAAAAAAACAATCGAGTCAGAAGAATAG
- a CDS encoding DUF979 domain-containing protein, with product MDAIVTNILEFFFIVIGLLLIYTASKVFRDVNHPTRFGTALFWLLLGIVFAFGNFIPAMIDGVLIMVMGVLTLFKQVRLGEVKTVDEDKALEASDRLGNKIFIPVIALAVVAVPIAQFTPLGGQVGIGIGAVVSLLIAIFLTKSKPKMVLDEGDRMIQQVGTTGILPQLLAALGVIFTAAGVGDVIASGISTFIPEGNRLLGVIAYVLGMVIFTMIMGNGFAAFTVITAGIGLPFVIAQGGDPVIAGALALTAGFCGTLLTPMAANFNALPAALLEMKNPNGVIKEQAPFAIIMIVVHIVLMYFWAF from the coding sequence ATGGATGCCATTGTAACGAATATACTAGAATTTTTCTTTATCGTGATTGGTTTATTGCTGATTTATACAGCTAGTAAAGTTTTTAGAGATGTAAACCATCCAACACGTTTTGGTACAGCATTGTTCTGGCTTTTATTAGGAATCGTATTTGCTTTTGGAAACTTCATACCAGCCATGATAGATGGCGTATTGATTATGGTGATGGGTGTACTGACATTGTTTAAACAAGTTCGTCTAGGAGAAGTCAAGACTGTGGATGAAGACAAAGCCTTAGAAGCTAGTGACCGTTTAGGCAATAAAATTTTCATTCCGGTTATTGCTTTAGCAGTGGTGGCCGTTCCAATTGCACAATTTACACCACTTGGCGGACAAGTCGGAATCGGAATAGGGGCAGTTGTTTCCTTACTGATTGCTATTTTCTTAACCAAATCAAAACCCAAAATGGTTTTGGATGAAGGCGATCGGATGATCCAGCAAGTCGGTACGACGGGTATTTTGCCTCAATTATTGGCAGCATTAGGCGTTATTTTTACAGCAGCAGGTGTTGGGGATGTTATCGCAAGTGGAATTTCTACCTTTATACCGGAAGGCAATCGGCTATTAGGTGTTATCGCTTATGTGTTAGGAATGGTTATTTTTACAATGATCATGGGAAATGGATTTGCCGCTTTTACCGTTATTACAGCTGGAATCGGGCTGCCTTTTGTTATTGCACAAGGGGGCGATCCAGTTATCGCAGGGGCTTTGGCTTTGACTGCTGGTTTTTGTGGAACGTTGCTAACACCGATGGCTGCTAACTTTAATGCTTTACCAGCTGCTTTATTAGAAATGAAAAACCCGAATGGGGTTATTAAAGAACAAGCACCCTTTGCCATTATTATGATCGTGGTTCATATTGTATTGATGTACTTCTGGGCATTTTAA